From the Corynebacterium sp. P3-F1 genome, the window GAGACGGTGAAGTACGGCTCGAGGTCCAGTTTTTCCTTGCCAGCAGCTTGTTCCTGGTCGTCTATCTTCTTGGTTTCGGTCTTATCAACGGCCTCGACCGTTGCGTCCGCCTTGTCAGGCTTCGGGGCGCTCAGGTCGATTTCCTTGTTGGTCACGGTTGCGGCGTCGGAGTCGGCGACCTTTTCAACGTCGTTAAGCGTTTCGCCCCTATTCATCTTTTCGACGTCCTCGTTGTACGCCGGGTTCGGGTTCTCGACAGGCTTGGTTACCTGTGCGCCCTTGTTCGGTGCCCAGGAATCTGCCGGGGAGGAGTAGTTCTTGACGCGGACCTCGTTCTTAACGGGCATGTTGGCCACCCATGCGGTCGGGGTCGCCCAGGTGCCGTTCGGCTTGCAGCGCTGCTGCGTGCCGGTCATGGTGATGGTGCGGAAACCGTAGGTTGCTTCGCCGGTGTTGCCGGCAGGGACCTGGTAAGGGCCGATCTTCTGGCCGACGGTCCAGCTGAGGGTCCCGGAGACCTCCCATCCGAGGGACTTGGCAATGGAGTAGCCAATGTTGCCCTGCATGCCGTCCTTGGAACCGGAGCCGCCAAGGGTAAGGGTTTCCGTCTTAGAGCCGTTGATCTTGGCCGAAATGGACTGGGTGCGGGACAGATCTTGCTGAAGTGGGATCTCCTTGTCCGACAGGTTCGTGGTGGAGATGGTGCCCACCGGGAGGAAATTGTCCGTCACCTTGTACACGACGGTGCGGTAGTCCTCGGTGGAGTTGCACACCGGGCGCGGGTTGAGGATATTCGCCTTCAGGTGATCGCTGCCGCGGTAGGTGTGGATGATCGGCAGGTTGCTGTTGGTCGCCGGGGTTTCCGGTGCAGACTCCTCGAGCGACTGCGCGCCGGCAATGGCGGTGCCGGTAGTTGCGGCGGTGGCGGTGAGCAGTGTTGCGAGCGCCGCTGCAGCAGCGCGTCGGCTGTATCGGGACATGACAGGTGTTCCTTTCTGTAAGGGGCGGGAAGAATCCTTCGGCAGCGTGCGCCGGGGAGAGTTGCCCGGGCTGTGATCGTTGTCGTTGATCGAGCGGACGCTGATGAGGATCAACCTATGACCCGCACAGCGTGCCTACAAGGAAAAACAAGCCTCTTTGAACCTAAGTTTGCAGGGCAGAGACTTTCGTATTCCGCAGCATCAGAGCCACCTGCTGAAAAGAACGAAAGTGGAATGCTGGTGGCAGATGGGGAGTGGGACGAGCCTCGGACGGCCGTCTACTTACCGTTGAGCACGGTGACGACAAGGTCGAGGCGCGAGGAGACACCGTAGAGCGTCAGCAGGTGTGAGACGTGCTTCTTCACCGTCGACTCGGAGTAGTTCAACCGGCGTGCGATGTCAGCATTGCTCAACCCTTCGCAGAGGAGCTCCAAAACATCGCTCTCACCGTCGGTGATGCCGTCGGGGTAGGTGCGCGCTGGTGTAGCGGGTGCCGCTGGCTCATCAGCCGGGGAGAGATAGGGGACCAGATTCGTCATCGCGGCAGGGGAGACGACCGTGCCGCCGGTGACAGCCTGGCGCACCGACAAGATGATTTCTTCCGGCGGTTGGCTTTTCAAAATATATCCCCGGCCACCTTGGGCCAGGATGTCAAGCATCTTCTTGTCGTTTTCCAACGACGTGATCGCCAGGAACGCCGGGGTTTGCGGACGTTCATTGAGGTACCCCAAGAGGGCCACCCCATCCATCTCCGGCATGTACACGTCCGACAGGACGAGGTCGACGGATGCCGTGTCAATGCATTCGAGGGCTTCCGCGCCACTTGCTGCGGTGCCGACGACATCTATGTCGCCGGCGGCGGTGAGGTAACGGTTGAGCACGTCGCGCACCAGAGGGTCATCGTCGACCAAGAAGACCCGGATGGGCCGAGAGGTACCGCTGCTCATGGATTCCTAAAAGGAGGGTGTTGAAGGTGGACGTGCGGGTGGAGGAGAGTATTTCCTAGCACCAGAGTTTGCCGAAGGAACCGCCGCACTTGAACATGTCGC encodes:
- a CDS encoding response regulator transcription factor — encoded protein: MSSGTSRPIRVFLVDDDPLVRDVLNRYLTAAGDIDVVGTAASGAEALECIDTASVDLVLSDVYMPEMDGVALLGYLNERPQTPAFLAITSLENDKKMLDILAQGGRGYILKSQPPEEIILSVRQAVTGGTVVSPAAMTNLVPYLSPADEPAAPATPARTYPDGITDGESDVLELLCEGLSNADIARRLNYSESTVKKHVSHLLTLYGVSSRLDLVVTVLNGK